From the Arvicola amphibius chromosome 2, mArvAmp1.2, whole genome shotgun sequence genome, one window contains:
- the LOC119806717 gene encoding C-type lectin domain family 4 member A-like, which translates to MASPNIYTDLNFKTQPVSSGTISDSSSALPKKTTIHKSTPGFPTLLLTSLMFFLLLAILSSVALNILFQMYSDLLEEKNTIKQLNHTKLDCIKDHPSEEDKVWSCCPKDWEPFSSHCYFIPTDSASWNKSEEKCASMGAHLMAVRSREEQDFITKILNRKTAYFIGLSEPGHRQWRWVDQTPYNESTTFWHPGEPNNDHEQCVILTHPHSRWGWNDILCSAKQKSVCQMKKIYL; encoded by the exons ATGGCTTCACCAAACATTTATACTGATCTGAACTTCAAAACTCAACCTGTTTCCTCAGGCACTATCTCGGACTCATCTTCAG CCCTGCCAAAGAAGACCACCATTCACAAAAGTACTCCTGGCTTTCCCACGCTGCTTCTTACCTCGCTGATGTTTTTCCTGCTGTTGGCAATCCTATCCTCTGTTGCTCTGAACA ttttgtttcaAATGTATTCCGATctccttgaagaaaaaaatactataaaacaaCTGAATCACACAAAATTGGATTGTATAAAAGACCACCCATCTGAGGAAG acaaagtcTGGAGCTGTTGCCCAAAGGACTGGGAACCATTTAGTTCCCACTGCTACTTCATTCCCACTGACTCCGCATCTTGGAACAAGAGTGAGGAGAAGTGCGCTAGCATGGGTGCTCATCTCATGGCGGTCCGCAGCCGGGAAGAGCAG GATTTCATCACTAAGATCCTGAACCGTAAAACTGCTTATTTTATCGGGCTTTCAGAGCCAGGTCATCGACAGTGGCGATGGGTTGATCAGACGCCGTACAATGAAAGCACCAC GTTCTGGCACCCAGGTGAGCCCAACAATGACCATGAACAATGTGTTATATTAACTCACCCACATTCTAGGTGGGGCTGGAATGACATCCTTTGCAGTGCTAAACAGAAGTCAGTTTGTCAGATGAAGAAAATATACTTGTGA